The following coding sequences are from one Nicotiana tomentosiformis chromosome 3, ASM39032v3, whole genome shotgun sequence window:
- the LOC104098715 gene encoding uncharacterized protein yields MESFNFKNIKAEKANAILRYKRLQRITTLFRVMEICIFFVIISRFSTQLAFVSKLFSEYFRKLPLALISPRFIFVLGNVIVIVLFLKSRVSYAKDNSSIITDFHDEYMKECAKRITNYSEQSISNCREQSINNYSEQSMKQGKQCILGEREVGRKIRKSRSENLLCVPQHEETRRELRRSATVVCRRNVDDEMSSEDFRRTVEDFIARQQRLLREEEEFSADVSPNFIS; encoded by the coding sequence ATGGAGTCTTTCAATTTCAAGAACATCAAAGCAGAGAAAGCAAACGCAATTCTTAGGTACAAAAGGCTTCAAAGGATCACAACGCTGTTCCGTGTCATGGAGATTTGCATATTTTTTGTCATAATCTCGAGATTTTCCACTCAATTGGCATTTGTTTCCAAGCTTTTTAGTGAGTATTTCAGGAAACTCCCGCTCGCCCTCATTAGTCCCCGGTTCATCTTCGTGCTTGGAAATGTGATTGTCATCGTTTTGTTCTTGAAATCTAGAGTCTCATATGCTAAAGATAATTCATCAATCATAACCGATTTCCATGACGAGTATATGAAAGAATGTGCAAAGCGCATAACCAATTACAGTGAACAGAGCATAAGCAATTGCAGAGAACAGAGTATAAATAACTACAGCGAACAGAGTATGAAACAGGGGAAACAGTGCATTCTTGGAGAGAGAGAAGTTGGAAGGAAAATTCGAAAGAGCCGTTCAGAAAATTTGCTGTGTGTCCCCCAGCATGAGGAGACTAGAAGAGAACTGAGGCGATCGGCAACGGTGGTCTGCCGAAGAAATGTGGATGATGAGATGAGTAGTGAAGATTTCAGGCGAACAGTGGAGGATTTCATCGCCAGGCAACAGAGATTGTTGAGGGAAGAAGAAGAGTTTTCAGCTGATGTTTCTCCTAATTTCATAAGCTAG